The following coding sequences lie in one Candidatus Eremiobacterota bacterium genomic window:
- the thrS gene encoding threonine--tRNA ligase, translating into MPDDRRPSLPELRHTAAHVLAYAVQDLFPDAKPTIGPSIENGFYYDFDRVAPFTADDLQRLESRMREIVEANYPMVGRGVTRQEAVDAFKDNPYKLEIAREIPEGEPITLYSIGDFTDLCRGGHAESTGAIGAFKLTTVAGAYWRGNEQNPMLQRIYGTAWHSQADLTAYLSRLEEAQRRDHRKLGAELDLFSIEEDAGGGLVFWHPHGAIVRGIIENFIREGLRERGYQPVVTPHIVSERLYEISGHIENFAENMFGPIEVENQTFRLKPMNCPGHILIYRSRLHSYRDLPLRYSEFGTVYRFERSGVMHGLTRVRGFTQDDAHLFCTPEQLQHEFEQTVEEARRLMTAFGFSDVRYVLSRRAENARTPTDAIAEEAIRKALDRYELPFEVDEEGGAFYGPKLDINVRDAIGRPWQLGTVQVDFVLPARFALKYRDADGLDKTPVMIHRALAGSLERFFGILIEHYGGAFPAWLAPIQVVVTAISQEQRSYAREVAARLEGAGFRVELDESNEKLGYKIRHWKTQKVPYILVTGKQEVVDGTVNVNQRGVEEKRTISVESFVEELRRIVETKQ; encoded by the coding sequence ATGCCTGACGATCGCCGGCCGTCTCTTCCGGAGCTCCGCCATACGGCTGCGCACGTACTTGCGTACGCCGTGCAAGACCTCTTTCCGGATGCCAAACCGACCATTGGCCCCTCGATCGAGAACGGCTTTTACTACGATTTCGATCGCGTCGCGCCGTTCACAGCCGACGATCTGCAACGGCTCGAAAGCCGCATGCGCGAGATTGTCGAGGCGAATTATCCGATGGTCGGACGTGGCGTTACTCGGCAAGAAGCGGTCGACGCCTTCAAGGATAATCCGTACAAGCTCGAGATCGCGCGTGAGATCCCCGAGGGCGAGCCGATCACGCTCTACAGCATCGGCGATTTCACCGACCTTTGCCGCGGCGGCCACGCCGAGTCAACCGGCGCGATCGGCGCATTCAAGCTCACCACCGTCGCCGGCGCATACTGGCGCGGCAACGAGCAGAATCCGATGCTGCAACGCATTTACGGCACCGCCTGGCATTCCCAAGCCGACCTTACGGCCTACCTTTCTCGCCTCGAAGAAGCGCAGAGACGCGACCATCGCAAGCTCGGAGCTGAGCTCGATCTCTTCTCGATCGAAGAAGACGCCGGCGGAGGCTTGGTATTCTGGCATCCACACGGCGCGATCGTCCGCGGCATCATCGAAAACTTTATTCGCGAGGGCTTGCGCGAGCGCGGTTACCAGCCCGTCGTCACGCCCCACATCGTCTCCGAGCGCCTCTACGAAATTTCCGGACATATCGAAAATTTCGCCGAGAACATGTTTGGACCGATCGAAGTCGAGAATCAGACGTTTCGGCTCAAGCCGATGAACTGTCCAGGACACATTCTCATCTACCGAAGCCGCCTGCACAGCTATCGCGACCTGCCCCTGCGCTACTCGGAGTTCGGCACGGTCTATCGCTTCGAACGGTCGGGCGTGATGCACGGTCTGACGCGGGTGCGCGGCTTCACCCAAGACGACGCGCATCTCTTCTGCACGCCCGAACAACTCCAGCACGAGTTCGAGCAGACCGTCGAGGAAGCTCGTCGCCTCATGACCGCCTTTGGCTTCAGCGACGTACGATACGTGCTCTCGCGGCGCGCGGAAAACGCACGCACGCCGACGGACGCGATCGCCGAAGAGGCCATTCGCAAAGCGCTCGATCGCTATGAGCTTCCCTTCGAGGTCGACGAGGAAGGCGGGGCGTTCTACGGTCCCAAGCTCGATATCAACGTGCGTGACGCGATCGGCCGGCCGTGGCAGCTCGGCACCGTGCAAGTTGACTTCGTCTTGCCTGCTCGATTTGCGCTAAAGTATCGAGATGCCGACGGGCTCGACAAGACGCCCGTGATGATTCACCGGGCACTTGCGGGCTCGCTGGAGCGTTTCTTCGGTATACTGATCGAGCATTATGGCGGCGCCTTTCCAGCATGGCTGGCTCCGATCCAAGTCGTCGTCACAGCGATTTCTCAGGAACAACGGAGTTATGCGCGCGAGGTGGCGGCACGGCTAGAGGGAGCGGGCTTTCGGGTAGAGCTCGACGAAAGTAATGAGAAGCTCGGCTACAAGATACGGCACTGGAAGACCCAGAAAGTGCCCTACATCTTAGTAACGGGTAAACAAGAGGTTGTGGACGGTACTGTGAACGTGAATCAGCGCGGCGTCGAAGAGAAGCGTACAATTTCCGTCGAGTCGTTCGTCGAAGAGTTGCGGAGAATAGTTGAAACGAAGCAGTAA
- the pstS gene encoding phosphate ABC transporter substrate-binding protein PstS: MRGSLVRCFTTAAIAVALTLPAAAATQLTGAGSSFDYPFFSKAFYVYNQQKPDVTINYQSIGSGGGIQQFTAKNVDFGATDVPMNADELARAGQPVLQIPVTLGGAAVAYNVPGLSGPIHLTRQIVADIYLGKILKWNDPRIAALNRGMRLPDMSIVVVHRSDGSGTSYIFTDFLSHVSPDWKSRVGTGKSVSWPAPSSVGAKGNEGVAGQVRTTPGAIGYVELAYVLENHMDAAVLQNRSGKWVACSTGTVAAAAATKPSVSPKNFSIVDSPGANSYPISGYSWIVVYKKPADAARAKLLYEVLLWLVGPQGQSNAKSVDYVPLPVNVQNAAAATLRQMQR, from the coding sequence GTGAGAGGATCGCTCGTTCGCTGCTTTACGACGGCCGCCATTGCGGTCGCCCTGACCCTGCCGGCTGCGGCCGCAACGCAGCTGACCGGTGCCGGGTCGAGCTTCGATTACCCGTTCTTTTCCAAAGCCTTTTACGTCTATAACCAGCAGAAGCCCGACGTGACGATCAACTATCAGTCGATCGGCAGTGGAGGCGGCATTCAGCAGTTCACCGCAAAGAACGTCGATTTCGGCGCGACCGACGTTCCCATGAACGCCGACGAGCTGGCCCGCGCCGGCCAACCCGTATTGCAGATTCCGGTGACGTTAGGCGGCGCCGCCGTGGCCTACAACGTGCCGGGCCTGAGCGGTCCGATCCACCTGACGCGGCAGATCGTTGCCGACATCTACCTTGGTAAAATTCTCAAGTGGAACGACCCTCGTATCGCCGCGCTCAACCGTGGCATGCGGCTGCCCGACATGTCGATCGTCGTCGTGCATCGTTCCGACGGCTCGGGCACGAGCTATATCTTCACCGACTTCCTGAGCCACGTTTCGCCCGACTGGAAGAGCCGGGTCGGCACCGGTAAAAGCGTTTCCTGGCCGGCGCCCAGTTCGGTTGGCGCCAAGGGCAACGAAGGCGTAGCCGGACAGGTGCGCACCACTCCCGGCGCGATCGGTTATGTCGAGCTCGCGTACGTTCTCGAAAATCACATGGATGCGGCGGTCCTGCAAAACCGCTCCGGCAAGTGGGTTGCTTGTTCGACCGGCACCGTGGCTGCAGCCGCCGCCACCAAACCAAGCGTTAGCCCAAAAAACTTCTCGATCGTCGACAGCCCCGGAGCCAACTCGTATCCGATTTCGGGCTACTCTTGGATCGTAGTCTACAAGAAACCAGCGGATGCCGCGCGCGCGAAGCTGCTCTATGAGGTGCTTTTGTGGCTCGTCGGACCGCAAGGCCAGTCGAACGCGAAATCGGTCGATTACGTGCCGTTGCCGGTGAACGTTCAGAACGCCGCTGCGGCAACGCTGCGGCAAATGCAGCGCTAA
- the pstC gene encoding phosphate ABC transporter permease subunit PstC has translation MNSEVSEPRFRRVARFVSAADRGFAAVVYGGSILFALLIVGLFVELVLGSWPSIVHFGPAFIWKSAWDPSTSKFGALPMIYGTVVTSFIAIVLAAFVGIMAAVFLADFAPRWLAAPLSFLIELLAAVPSVVYGLWGLFVLSPFVRTAIGPALQKVLGWTPLFAGPIYGVGLLTAGIILALMIVPTVTAISRDVIVAIPRDLREASMALGSTKWETATRVVLPAARVGIFGACVLALGRALGETIAVTMVIGNRPQISASLFAPSYTLASVIANEFTEATTSIYISALIELGLILFIVSIVVNGLARLMIWRVRGSS, from the coding sequence TTGAATTCGGAGGTAAGCGAGCCGCGCTTTCGGCGCGTCGCCCGCTTCGTTAGCGCGGCCGACCGCGGCTTTGCCGCGGTCGTTTACGGCGGGAGCATTCTTTTCGCACTGCTGATCGTCGGACTGTTCGTCGAGCTCGTGCTTGGATCGTGGCCGTCGATCGTCCACTTCGGCCCCGCCTTCATCTGGAAGAGCGCCTGGGACCCGAGCACGAGTAAGTTCGGCGCACTGCCGATGATCTACGGGACGGTCGTCACCTCGTTCATCGCGATCGTCTTGGCGGCGTTCGTCGGGATCATGGCCGCCGTCTTTCTCGCGGACTTCGCGCCGCGTTGGCTTGCGGCGCCGCTCTCGTTTCTTATCGAGCTCCTCGCCGCGGTACCCAGCGTCGTCTATGGCCTGTGGGGGCTCTTCGTGCTCTCGCCGTTCGTCCGCACCGCAATCGGACCGGCGCTGCAAAAGGTGCTCGGCTGGACGCCGCTTTTTGCGGGGCCAATTTACGGCGTTGGGTTACTAACCGCTGGAATCATTCTTGCGCTGATGATCGTCCCGACGGTTACCGCGATCTCGCGAGATGTCATCGTGGCGATTCCGCGCGACCTGCGCGAGGCATCGATGGCACTAGGGTCGACCAAGTGGGAGACGGCAACGCGCGTGGTATTGCCGGCGGCCCGGGTCGGCATTTTTGGTGCGTGCGTGTTGGCGTTGGGCCGCGCGTTGGGCGAAACAATCGCGGTCACGATGGTGATCGGCAACCGGCCGCAAATTTCTGCGTCGCTCTTTGCTCCGTCGTACACGCTTGCCAGCGTGATCGCCAACGAGTTCACGGAAGCGACGACGAGTATTTACATTAGCGCGCTCATCGAGCTGGGCTTGATTCTCTTCATCGTGAGCATCGTCGTCAACGGCTTGGCGCGATTGATGATCTGGCGCGTGCGGGGCTCGAGTTGA